In Sphingomonas psychrotolerans, the following proteins share a genomic window:
- a CDS encoding entericidin A/B family lipoprotein, whose translation MRKILTCAALAGAILVSACNTVEGVGRDVSSAGDTVAKTADDSK comes from the coding sequence ATGCGCAAGATTTTGACCTGTGCCGCCCTTGCCGGCGCAATCCTCGTTTCGGCCTGCAACACCGTCGAAGGTGTCGGCCGTGACGTTTCCTCGGCCGGCGACACGGTCGCCAAGACTGCCGACGACTCGAAGTAA
- the tatC gene encoding twin-arginine translocase subunit TatC — protein sequence MNEIDDTQAPLLDHLIELRRRLLWSLAALVVAFGGCLYFARPILGVLVAPLKAAGQVTIINTAVTGGFIVELKVAFFAALMIAFPVIANQLWQFVAPGLYRKEKRALLPFLLATPVLFIAGASMAYFIAIPVALKFLLGFQGELAGVTQQALPEVNEYLKFVMQFIFGFGISFLLPVLLMLLEHAGIVTFEQLRGAWRYAVVGAFAVSAVLTPPDVGSQLLLAVPLCALYFLALVAIWFTRRRRERTAETEVAS from the coding sequence GTGAACGAGATCGACGACACCCAGGCACCGTTGCTCGACCACCTGATCGAGCTCCGCCGGCGCCTCCTCTGGTCGCTCGCCGCCTTGGTGGTGGCGTTCGGCGGCTGCCTCTATTTCGCGCGCCCGATCCTTGGGGTGCTCGTCGCGCCGCTCAAGGCGGCGGGGCAGGTGACGATCATCAATACCGCAGTGACCGGCGGATTCATCGTCGAGCTCAAGGTGGCGTTCTTCGCGGCGCTGATGATTGCTTTTCCAGTGATCGCCAATCAATTGTGGCAGTTCGTCGCCCCTGGGCTCTACCGCAAGGAAAAGCGCGCGTTGTTGCCGTTCCTGCTCGCCACGCCGGTGCTATTCATCGCCGGTGCGAGCATGGCCTATTTCATCGCGATTCCGGTTGCGCTCAAATTCCTGCTCGGCTTCCAGGGCGAGCTGGCCGGCGTGACGCAACAGGCGCTGCCGGAAGTGAACGAATATCTCAAATTCGTGATGCAATTCATCTTCGGCTTCGGAATCTCGTTCCTGTTGCCGGTGCTGCTGATGCTGCTCGAGCATGCCGGGATCGTCACTTTCGAGCAGCTGCGCGGCGCGTGGCGCTATGCCGTGGTGGGCGCGTTCGCGGTGTCGGCGGTGCTGACCCCGCCCGATGTCGGCTCGCAGCTGCTGCTCGCGGTGCCTTTATGCGCGCTCTATTTCCTCGCGCTGGTGGCGATCTGGTTCACCCGGCGGCGGCGCGAGCGGACAGCGGAAACCGAAGTCGCGTCTTGA
- the tatB gene encoding Sec-independent protein translocase protein TatB: MLDVAPTELLLVAVVALLVIGPKDLPKAMRFVGKWVGKARGVARQFRSGFDAMVRESELAEMEKQWAAENERIMREHPTPSLPAPQPEHFAAEHVADAGSVDAEPLMVEQPALFSEPAEAPAPKPKRTRKPKAAAPDESQS; this comes from the coding sequence ATGTTAGACGTAGCGCCGACCGAGTTGCTGCTTGTGGCCGTGGTGGCGCTGCTGGTGATCGGACCCAAGGACTTGCCCAAGGCGATGCGCTTCGTCGGCAAATGGGTCGGCAAGGCGCGCGGCGTGGCGCGCCAGTTCCGCTCGGGCTTCGATGCGATGGTCCGCGAGTCCGAGCTTGCCGAGATGGAGAAGCAATGGGCCGCGGAGAATGAGCGGATCATGCGCGAGCATCCGACTCCCTCGCTCCCCGCACCGCAGCCCGAGCATTTCGCTGCCGAACATGTGGCCGATGCCGGGTCGGTTGACGCCGAACCGCTGATGGTCGAGCAGCCGGCGCTGTTCTCCGAACCAGCCGAAGCGCCGGCGCCGAAGCCGAAGCGTACCCGCAAACCCAAGGCCGCAGCCCCGGACGAGTCGCAATCGTGA
- a CDS encoding twin-arginine translocase TatA/TatE family subunit → MGSMSLMHWLIVGVLVILLFGGSRFSNMMGDVAKGIKQFKKGMAEDDEEKPAPTRIEGKPAPTPDASFQTEAERTREER, encoded by the coding sequence ATGGGTAGCATGAGCCTGATGCACTGGCTGATCGTCGGTGTGCTGGTCATTTTGTTGTTCGGCGGCAGCCGTTTCTCCAACATGATGGGAGACGTCGCCAAGGGCATCAAGCAGTTCAAGAAGGGCATGGCCGAGGACGACGAGGAGAAGCCGGCGCCGACGCGGATCGAAGGCAAGCCCGCGCCCACGCCCGACGCCAGCTTCCAGACCGAAGCCGAGCGCACCCGCGAAGAGCGCTGA
- the scpB gene encoding SMC-Scp complex subunit ScpB, producing the protein MTPQDDLGRAVEAVLFASENPMTVEEIKAHIGAEADVRGALAGLEALYAGRGIELVRRGERWHFQTAADLAHLLRRDREEARKLSRAGIETLAIIAYHEPVTRAEIEAIRGVQISRGTIDVLMEAGWVRPAGRREVPGRPLTYATTAGFLSQFGLASRRDLPGIDDLKAAGLLDPVDLAFEAEASETVTEDE; encoded by the coding sequence ATGACACCGCAGGACGATCTCGGCCGCGCTGTCGAAGCGGTGCTGTTCGCATCGGAAAACCCGATGACGGTGGAGGAAATCAAGGCGCATATCGGCGCGGAGGCGGATGTGCGCGGCGCGCTGGCCGGGCTGGAAGCGCTTTACGCGGGGCGGGGGATCGAACTCGTCCGCCGCGGCGAGCGCTGGCATTTCCAGACCGCCGCCGATCTCGCCCATCTGCTGCGGCGCGACCGCGAGGAGGCGCGCAAGCTCAGCCGCGCGGGGATCGAAACGCTGGCGATCATCGCCTATCACGAGCCGGTCACCCGCGCCGAGATCGAGGCGATTCGCGGCGTGCAGATCTCCCGGGGCACGATCGACGTGCTGATGGAGGCGGGCTGGGTGCGCCCGGCCGGTCGGCGTGAGGTGCCCGGCCGGCCGCTGACCTATGCCACCACCGCGGGGTTTCTGAGCCAGTTCGGACTTGCCAGCCGGCGCGACTTGCCGGGGATCGACGACCTCAAGGCGGCGGGGCTGCTCGATCCGGTCGACCTCGCCTTCGAGGCCGAAGCGAGCGAAACTGTCACGGAAGACGAATAG
- a CDS encoding segregation and condensation protein A, whose amino-acid sequence MSEAEATDTLKIDIEGWEGPLDLLLALARNQKVDLRQISILGLVEQYQTYVNQARALRLELAADYLVMAAWLAYLKSALLLPRNPEETPSPEDLALRLQLRLERLNAMREAGARLIARDRLGRDVFLRGSPEGLRVIRKGRYEAEIYDLIAAYGRISARTRPVMHVVAVRDVMTLEEAIERVYTLIGTRIEWSTIETFLPEGASGTYRKSALASSFVAALELARQGRLELRQKSAFAPLYLKASA is encoded by the coding sequence ATGAGCGAAGCCGAGGCTACCGACACTCTCAAGATCGATATCGAGGGCTGGGAAGGTCCGCTCGATCTGCTGCTCGCGCTCGCCCGCAACCAGAAGGTGGATTTGCGGCAGATATCGATCCTCGGACTGGTCGAGCAGTATCAGACCTACGTTAATCAGGCGCGCGCGCTGCGGCTGGAGCTGGCCGCCGATTATCTCGTGATGGCGGCGTGGCTGGCGTACCTCAAATCGGCGCTGCTGCTGCCGCGCAACCCCGAGGAGACGCCGAGCCCCGAGGACCTCGCGCTGCGCCTGCAGTTGCGGCTCGAACGGCTCAATGCGATGCGCGAGGCGGGCGCCAGACTGATCGCGCGCGACCGGCTGGGCCGCGACGTCTTCCTGCGCGGCAGTCCCGAGGGGCTGCGCGTGATCCGCAAAGGGCGATACGAGGCGGAGATATACGATCTGATCGCGGCTTATGGCCGGATCAGCGCGCGGACGCGCCCGGTGATGCACGTCGTGGCGGTGCGCGACGTGATGACGCTGGAAGAGGCGATCGAGCGTGTCTATACGCTGATCGGTACGCGGATCGAGTGGAGCACGATCGAGACCTTTCTCCCCGAAGGCGCGAGCGGCACCTATCGCAAATCGGCTTTGGCCTCGTCCTTCGTCGCGGCGCTCGAGCTGGCGCGGCAGGGGCGGCTCGAGCTTCGGCAGAAATCGGCATTCGCCCCCCTGTATCTCAAGGCGAGCGCATGA
- the nagZ gene encoding beta-N-acetylhexosaminidase — MKPVIFGVSGHALTSDERAFFRDADPLGYILFKRNCGDVAQMKSLTDSLRDLSGRADVPILIDQEGGRVARMVPPEWPAFPAGAAFDALYELAPISAIEAARANGQALAMMLAEVGVTVNCAPLLDVRQADVTPAIGDRAFGGDPMRVAALGQAMLVGMRRGGVVGVVKHMPGHGRALVDSHYDLPHVKTDAEALEMDIEPFTRLNDAPMGMTCHVVFEAWDAERPATLSPKVIAGIIRGRIGFDGLLMTDDIDMKALSGTAGQKAAQALAAGCDVVLDCWARMDEMVEIAGLIGDATPECLARLERAMATIAGGAEPADFGMLVAKRDELLALA, encoded by the coding sequence ATGAAACCCGTCATCTTCGGCGTCTCCGGCCATGCACTGACCTCCGACGAGCGCGCCTTTTTCCGCGATGCTGATCCGCTCGGCTACATCTTGTTCAAGCGCAATTGCGGCGATGTCGCGCAGATGAAGTCACTGACCGACAGCCTGCGCGATCTTTCCGGCCGCGCCGACGTGCCGATCCTGATCGATCAGGAGGGCGGTCGGGTCGCACGGATGGTGCCCCCCGAATGGCCGGCCTTCCCGGCAGGCGCCGCATTCGATGCGCTGTACGAGCTGGCGCCGATCTCGGCGATCGAGGCGGCCCGGGCGAACGGGCAGGCACTGGCGATGATGCTCGCCGAAGTCGGCGTGACAGTGAATTGCGCGCCTTTGCTCGACGTACGCCAGGCGGATGTCACCCCGGCGATCGGCGATCGCGCCTTTGGCGGCGATCCGATGCGCGTCGCGGCTTTGGGGCAGGCGATGCTCGTGGGGATGCGGCGCGGCGGCGTAGTCGGCGTGGTCAAGCACATGCCGGGCCACGGCCGGGCGCTGGTCGACAGCCATTACGACCTGCCGCACGTCAAGACGGATGCCGAGGCGCTCGAGATGGATATCGAGCCGTTCACCCGGCTCAACGATGCGCCGATGGGAATGACCTGTCACGTCGTGTTCGAGGCATGGGATGCCGAACGCCCGGCGACGCTGTCGCCCAAGGTGATCGCCGGAATCATCCGCGGCCGGATCGGCTTCGACGGCCTGCTGATGACCGACGATATCGACATGAAGGCGCTGTCGGGCACCGCGGGGCAGAAAGCGGCGCAGGCGCTCGCCGCGGGGTGCGACGTGGTGCTCGATTGCTGGGCGCGGATGGACGAGATGGTCGAGATTGCCGGGTTGATCGGCGATGCGACGCCGGAATGTCTGGCACGGCTGGAGCGGGCGATGGCGACGATCGCGGGCGGAGCGGAGCCGGCGGATTTCGGAATGCTGGTGGCGAAGCGGGACGAACTGCTGGCGCTGGCCTGA
- a CDS encoding SPOR domain-containing protein, with translation MNLRTGEYDEQDRLPWLETAEEEYPQDHSVARFMLLAVLALAVIGFIAVGYLWYQRQQTVGAGNGELIKAPAGDYKVKPDEPGGMKAEGEGDAVFATSQGAASNSSINVGAIAEAPVEGTRATAPGSTAPGTKNVKLAIPGATNAGANAPAAGARPAAARPGSGSLLQLGAFPNEAGANVAWARLSKRFGYLAPLGKSVERGDANGRTVWRLRVNAGSNPQARELCGRLKVAGENCFIAN, from the coding sequence ATGAACCTGCGAACCGGCGAATATGACGAGCAGGATCGCCTGCCCTGGCTCGAAACGGCCGAGGAGGAGTATCCGCAGGACCATTCGGTCGCGCGCTTCATGCTGCTCGCGGTGCTGGCGCTCGCGGTCATCGGGTTCATCGCGGTCGGCTATCTCTGGTATCAGCGCCAGCAGACGGTGGGCGCGGGCAATGGCGAGCTGATCAAGGCCCCGGCGGGCGACTATAAGGTCAAACCCGACGAGCCCGGCGGGATGAAGGCCGAGGGCGAGGGCGACGCGGTGTTCGCGACCAGCCAGGGCGCGGCGAGCAATTCGAGCATCAATGTCGGCGCGATCGCCGAGGCGCCGGTTGAGGGCACCCGCGCCACTGCGCCCGGGAGCACGGCGCCGGGGACCAAGAACGTCAAGCTCGCGATTCCCGGTGCTACCAATGCGGGCGCCAATGCGCCGGCGGCGGGTGCGCGGCCGGCGGCGGCGCGGCCAGGTTCCGGCTCGCTACTCCAGCTCGGCGCGTTTCCGAACGAGGCCGGCGCCAATGTGGCGTGGGCGCGGCTGTCGAAGCGCTTCGGCTATCTCGCGCCGCTCGGCAAATCGGTCGAGCGCGGCGACGCCAATGGTCGCACGGTATGGCGGTTGCGCGTCAACGCGGGCAGCAACCCGCAAGCGCGCGAGCTGTGCGGGCGGCTGAAGGTCGCCGGCGAGAACTGCTTCATCGCGAATTAA